A window of the Cystobacter fuscus genome harbors these coding sequences:
- a CDS encoding ATP-binding protein: protein MLGVENSWLTPGGRLLRRLDVFLSEPLRRAPPEDLGRYRLLILISLGLLLLNALSLLALPWSPEPWVQGPLAILILGVTTLALARLRRQCSPQKTALLVCSALAVALVFICTARDLPYSASHAATMLLPALSVYLVGARLGFFLTLPVCLVLGVLHPMRYTLLGSMPRQELVQLWILDVSAAIFMLGIWGVCWMHASALDQARVSREQALRTLHESEHKLRTLIENTDDLVCSMDMQGRIIIANSAMRDYCRARFGREIHPGESLLSDDPQHRQMEHILQRVLHGQSVRLEDGSLESNPPKVLEISVKPVLGEDGQMVGVTLFGRDVTERREAEHKLTEMHRSLVDVSRQAGMAEVVTGLLHNVGNTLNSINVSVHLVTERIRASRVGSMVRAAELIHTHREALGRFLEQDPRGQQLPSYMLALSRQLVEEQQALLAEQRTLTDALDHVKSIIGMQQEHARVSAPVELVKVSQLIDDALRLHAVSFQRSGIDIRREYEQIPPILLDRHKLLQILLNLLSNARHALLDSERDDKRITIRLAALPDDRVRIQVSDNGQGISPEHLTRMFTQGFTTKKDGHGFGLHISALAAIEMAGTLSCESEGPGLGATFTIDLPMQSERPG, encoded by the coding sequence ATGCTCGGGGTAGAGAACTCCTGGCTGACGCCGGGGGGACGGTTGCTCCGTCGGTTGGACGTCTTTCTTTCCGAGCCCCTGCGTCGGGCGCCCCCGGAGGATCTCGGCCGCTACCGGCTGCTCATCCTCATTTCCCTCGGCCTGCTGCTGCTCAATGCGCTGAGTCTGCTGGCGCTGCCCTGGAGTCCCGAGCCCTGGGTGCAAGGCCCGCTGGCGATCCTCATCCTGGGGGTGACCACGTTGGCGCTGGCGCGGTTGCGCCGTCAGTGCTCGCCCCAGAAGACGGCGCTCCTGGTCTGTTCAGCATTGGCCGTGGCCCTCGTGTTCATCTGCACCGCCCGGGACCTGCCCTACTCGGCCTCGCACGCGGCGACCATGTTGCTGCCCGCGTTGTCCGTCTATCTGGTGGGCGCGCGCCTGGGATTCTTCCTCACGCTCCCCGTCTGCCTGGTCCTGGGCGTGCTCCACCCGATGCGCTACACGCTGCTCGGAAGCATGCCGCGGCAGGAACTGGTCCAGTTATGGATATTGGACGTGTCCGCCGCCATCTTCATGCTGGGCATCTGGGGCGTGTGCTGGATGCACGCCTCCGCGCTGGACCAGGCACGCGTCTCCCGGGAACAGGCGCTGCGCACGCTGCATGAGAGCGAGCACAAGCTGCGCACGCTCATCGAGAACACCGACGACCTGGTGTGCTCGATGGACATGCAAGGCCGGATCATCATCGCCAACTCGGCGATGCGCGACTACTGCCGCGCCCGCTTTGGACGGGAGATTCACCCCGGCGAGTCCCTGCTCTCCGACGACCCCCAACACCGGCAGATGGAGCACATCCTCCAGCGGGTGCTGCACGGGCAGTCCGTGAGGCTCGAGGATGGATCCCTCGAGAGCAACCCGCCGAAAGTGCTGGAAATCTCCGTCAAGCCCGTGCTCGGCGAGGACGGGCAGATGGTCGGAGTGACGCTCTTCGGCCGGGACGTCACCGAGCGCCGCGAGGCCGAGCACAAGCTCACCGAGATGCACCGCTCCCTGGTGGATGTCTCGCGACAGGCGGGCATGGCGGAGGTGGTCACCGGGCTGTTGCACAACGTGGGCAATACCCTCAACAGCATCAACGTCTCGGTGCACCTGGTCACCGAGCGCATCCGCGCCTCGCGCGTGGGCAGCATGGTGCGCGCCGCGGAGTTGATCCACACGCACCGCGAGGCACTGGGCAGGTTCCTCGAGCAGGATCCCCGGGGTCAGCAACTGCCTTCCTACATGCTCGCCCTCTCGCGGCAGCTCGTCGAGGAGCAACAGGCGCTGCTGGCCGAGCAGCGCACCCTCACCGACGCGTTGGATCACGTCAAATCCATCATCGGCATGCAGCAGGAGCACGCGCGCGTGTCCGCGCCGGTGGAGCTGGTGAAGGTGTCCCAGCTCATCGACGATGCCTTGCGGCTGCACGCCGTCTCCTTCCAGCGCTCGGGCATCGACATCCGCCGCGAGTACGAGCAGATCCCTCCCATCCTGCTCGACCGACACAAGCTGTTGCAGATCCTGCTCAACCTGCTCAGCAACGCCCGCCACGCGCTGCTCGACAGTGAGCGGGACGACAAGCGCATCACCATCCGTCTGGCGGCCCTGCCGGATGATCGGGTGAGGATCCAGGTGAGCGACAATGGCCAGGGCATCTCGCCAGAGCACCTGACGCGCATGTTCACCCAGGGCTTCACCACCAAGAAGGACGGGCATGGCTTCGGCCTGCACATCAGCGCCCTGGCCGCCATCGAGATGGCGGGCACCCTCTCCTGCGAGAGCGAGGGGCCGGGCCTGGGCGCCACCTTCACCATCGATCTGCCCATGCAGAGCGAGCGCCCGGGGTAG